The Toxorhynchites rutilus septentrionalis strain SRP chromosome 3, ASM2978413v1, whole genome shotgun sequence genome includes a region encoding these proteins:
- the LOC129776284 gene encoding uncharacterized protein LOC129776284 produces MSDNTPSQSALSLEAQAARREARRKRILENSNNRLSKIAGRELNEPPAEQTSVPPPDIIYPDPEDERDVYQQLPQMSPVDHANFTTPNGDIFSLLNTLSQAQSNGRLPGGEGQRHEEAPVPETRAAKFIRTKIHIAVTAIIVYLLFANDQQHLIGGNVFILLLGWEVIEVFLLKTYEPKASFLDVVFLLGGISKKYSQMIVKFTQTINKVLKDVAFFVFFFVLSHLVWSRLVLGIELGYVLGYERLESS; encoded by the exons ATGAGTGATAATACGCCATCGCAAAGTGCTTTGTCGCTCGAAGCGCAGGCCGCTCGTCGTGAAGCTAGGAGAAAACGTATTCTAGAAAACTCGAACAATCGTCTAAGCAAAATTGCCGGAAGAGAACTCAATGAACCACCCGCAG AACAAACTTCGGTGCCACCTCCAGATATTATATATCCGGATCCGGAGGACGAGCGTGATGTATATCAGCAGCTTCCACAGATGAGCCCTGTTGATCATGCGAACTTCACAACACCGAATGGTGATATATTTTCACTTCTCAACACACTGAGTCAGGCACAATCGAACGGACGACTGCCGGGAGGAGAAGGACAGCGACACGAAGAAGCACCTGTGCCGGAAACTAGAGCAGCCAAATTCATCCGTACAAAAATTCATATAGCCGTGACAGCAATCATAGTATATCTCTTATTCGCCAACGATCAGCAGCATCTGATCGGgggaaatgttttcattttgctGCTGGGATGGGAGGTTATTGAGGTTTTTCTGTTGAAAACATATGAACCGAAAGCTTCCTTCCTGGACGTGGTGTTCCTCCTGGGAGGCATATCCAAGAAGTACTCGCAGATGATCGTCAAGTTCACCCAGACAATCAACAAAGTGCTTAAAGACGTAGCATTCTTTGTGTTTTTCTTCGTGCTGTCCCATCTGGTGTGGAGCCGTTTGGTGCTGGGCATAGAGTTGGGATATGTACTGGGCTACGAAAGGTTGGAGTCGTCTTAG